The sequence ATGAATATTATCGGCTGTTTAGATCGTCCCACATCAGGAAATTATTATTTAGATAATGTAGATGTGGCACAGATGGATGATACCCAATTAGCGCATATTCGCAATAAAAAATTAGGTTTCGTTTTCCAGCAGTTCCATTTATTACAGCAACTGACAGCCCTTGAAAATGTTATGCTACCAATGCTTTACGCTAGCGTACCTACTAATGAAAGAAGGGATAGGGGAATCGAAGCTTTAAAAAGAGTCGGTTTAGAAAATCGTTTGAATAACAAACCAAATCAGCTATCGGGAGGGCAACAACAACGTGTAGCGATCGCCCGCGCAATTGTTAATCGTCCAGTAGTACTTTTAGCCGATGAACCAACAGGGGCACTTGATTCGCGTACAACTCAAGAAGTTTTAGATATTTTTAGCGAACTAAATTCCACTGGAATCACCGTAGTTATGGTGACTCACGAACCAGAAGTAGCCAGCCAAACACAGCGTATTGTTTGGTTTCGCGACGGTGAAGTTATACACTCACATTTAACTCCAGATGATTTAAGTACCGTCGCTGTATCTTGATAAGGTTAAAGATTAGGAGTTGAAATTTTTCCCAATGCCCCATGCCCAATTACCAATTACCAATTCCCAATCCCCATTTCCTAATCACAATTTTTCGTAACTTCCACTAACTCTTGGGGATGATGAATTAAAAAATCCGGACTCTCTTTACTCAATGCTTGTTGTGAATTAAAACCCCAAGTGACACTACAGACTTTAACATGAGCTTTTTTTGAGGCTTCTATATCTCTAGTTTCATCCCCTACATACAAAACTTCTTCTGTTTTTATCTGTTTTTGCCTCAAGACATTATTAATTATCGTAGTTTTCCCAAAAATTGTGACTCCAGCATGGACAAACTCAAAAAGGTGATCTAAATTATTTACTCTCAAAAACTCTTCGACGTTACTTTTAGAATTAGAAGTTATAATACCTAACCTATTTCCATTGTCTTTAAGCTCAACCAGAGCCTCACCTATTCCTGAAATTGGTTGTAATTCGGGAATTTTATTTTTCAATTCTTTTTTAACTTTTTTCAGCAAAAAAGGTATTTTAAATAAAGGAATCCCAGAGTACTTAAATATTTCTCTAGAAGTTAAATTTTTCAGTATTACAAATTCTTCTGGAGTAATTTGTGCGTAACCAAACTCTACAGCTAAACTATTGGCAATACTCACTAATGCATCTACTGTATCGGCGATTGTGCCATCAAAATCAAAAATAATTACTTTCTGAGTCATTCTTTCGCTGTTATGGCGATGCTTCAAGATTAGCACGGGCATTCCTTCGTAGCATTTGAGGCTTTATTCGCCGTAATGCCGATGCCGGAAATTGCTTGTCCCAATTTTCATCTGTGATTCTGGATAATTCTATCAGCTTGGGAGAAATATTCCCAGGGTAGGGTTGAAATTCTTCCACGTCAGTAGTCTTGGCAAAACGTTGATTCCAAGGACAAACATCCTGACAAATATCGCAACCGGCAACCCACCCGTCTAACTTAGATGCAATATGTGGTGGTAATTTTTCATCACGATTTTCAATCGTATGATAAGCAATGCAGCGATTTGCATCTATTACAAATGGCTCTGTAATTGCGTCGGTGGGACAACTTTCAATACATTTAGTACAGCTTCCGCAATGTTGAGTATGAGGAATATCTGGAGTTAATTCCAAATTTGTGAGAATTTCTCCCAAAAATACCCAAGAACCATATTCTCTAGTAATTAAATTTCCATTTTTCGCAATCCAACCAATTCCAGCCTGCTGTGCCCAAACTTTATCTTGAATTGGACCTGTATCTATATAATGCCTAGTTTTAATTTTTTCGTCTAATGACTGCAACCAAATTGAAAGCGCCTTCAATTTTTTCTGCACTACTTTGTGATAATCCCTTCCCCAGGCATACCGAGAAATTTTTCCGTATTCCTTTTGTTCGGAACGTTGATGTGGAGTGTAGTAATTCAAAGCCACACAAATTAGCGATCGCACTTCTGGCATAACTAATTTTATATTCTGCCGCTTTGGGTTTCGCATCCATTCCATATCGGCATGATATCCCAGCGCCAACCATGCCTGTAATCTTTGTGCCTGCTTATCTGTAACATTTGCAGTAGTTATGCCAACTTTGTGAAATCCCAGTTCTAGCGCTTTTTCTTTAATTTGTGTGCTGCATAAGGAGGATGATTGATTCATTTATCTTATTTTAAGATTTGCCCGAAAACGGCACCCCTATCATATACCGCGATTGCGATCCCCAGTTTTATATTTCCTAATTCACCTATTTGTAAATTTTATTTGCAATTTATTAAGTTTGTATGCAAAATGGCAATTGGAAGGTAAAGCAACATACACACAGCCTTCCAAGCATGGACAATCTCGCTACGAAGTTTATAAAAAAATGGTGCCTGATATGACTTTCTCTACAGATTCAATCAAGAACAATTTCTCCAACGCTTTTGACTACGATACTCAGTTAATTGATGCAGTAAATTCTACTGTCAACGTGTTCAAAAGCCTTTCAGTAGACGATCAGTTAGCTGTGCTTTGGTTTGCTTATACTGAAATGGGGCGTTCCATTACTCCTGCTGCTACAGGTGCAGCACGATTGCAGCTAGCGGAGGGTTTGCTCAATCAAATCAAGCAAATGTCTCATTCCGAACAACTACAGGCAATGCGCGATTTAGCAGCTAAGAATAACACCCAAATTTCTCGCTCCTACGGCATTCTCAGTGCGAATACAAAGTTGGCTTTTTGGTATGAATTATCAGAATTGATGGTTAAAGGCTTTGTTGTACCAATGCCATCGAATTATCAATTGTCTCGTGATGGTTCACAAGTATTAGAAGCAGTTAAGGGGCTTGATTTTGGTCAACAAATCACTGTTCTTCGCAAGGTTGTTACCGATATGGGAGTTGACGCTTTAGCGTAAGAACTGAATATCGTTACATTTTCAACTTGACGAAAACAGGCAGATTTCTATAGTGTTACTGCCTTTGTATAAGATTTATTTGTCCTAGTTCAATACAACCGTAGATTGTGGGGTGGGGGTTATTTACCCACCTTGCATTTGTTTTACATAAATCCCTAATTAACTAATTGTATTTATGCTTAATTACGATTTATACCCAAAGGAGTAGTTTACTTACAGTAGATTATTTCTCAAGCAGCTTTTGAGTTCGTTGAATTTTATATTCAAATAATTAATATAAGTTATTTATAAGGATGATTAAGATGAGTACAGTGCAATTCAAAGAATCGATCCTAACTGAAGTTATCAACGAACCAACCATACAGCAATATTTTAAAAGTCTAAATGCAGGTGATTACGATAAAACCGCTTCCTTATTTGCAGAAAACGGTGTTATGAATCCCCCTTTTGAATCTGGGATTACTGGAAGGAATGCGATTTTAAGTTATTTAAACAAGGAAGCAGTTGATATTAAAGCTTATCCTGAAACTGAAGCCCAGAGCAAAGTTTTAGAAGCCAACCAAAGCCAAATTTTAGTTATGGGTAGAGTCGAAACTCCTTGGTTTGCTATAAACGCATCTTGGCAGTTTGTTCTAAATGAAAATCTTCAAATTTCAGATGTGAAAATCAAACTTTTAGCTTCCATGCAAGAACTATTCAGCTTAAAGCCATAGTATTTAAAATGTGGTAAATGTTGAAAGTACTTGAACAAGTAGCAGCTCAAAATTATTTATGCCTAACTTTTACTTGCTGTAGCCTGTTCTAAGGAGCGTAGTAATAATTTTCGTCCTAACTCAATACCAGAAGGAGCGCATTGCCAATCAGGATGAGCGCTCATTAGTAAACTATCCAAAGTTTCTCTATCGAATAAATGCCATACTGGAGCGTTATCCGCTTCTATTTCGATAGCGTAACAGTTGGAGCTAATGCAATAAATTGTACAGCTACTAGCAATTCTTTCTAAAGCCATTTGTTCGCCAGGTTGAAGCGAGCGAAACTTTTTCATAGCCAGCTTCATCTCATCCATAGATGAAACTATTAGTCCTGGAATCGCAACCACAAGGGTATTCTCACTATTGACCTTAATCCAGTAGTGACGAGTGGGGTCTATTCCTTCTAGCCAAGGCAATTCATCATCTAAACGGTAACGCGGCGATAAACAAAACGAGGCTTTCATATGCATCGTTAACAATTTTATTATTATGGTATTCAAATCAATTTGAGCTAATCGATACTTGGTAAACAACGGCAGCTAATTTATTATTTTGTAGTCAGCCTCTACCTACCAGCACATAGATAATTAGCTCAAGATGTAGTCACCATTATTCAATAATTGCCAGGTGTAAATCAAACAATCTTAGTAAAAGTTATCATATGGATTAAATATTATTAACTTCTAGATTTTGTCAAAATAATTGCAATATACATCCATATGCTTGTAGGGTAGGCAAAATTTTTTGTAGATTAACTTCGCGCATTATTAAGGCGGTTAGGCGGCGTGGATGTTTTTGCTTTATTATCGCCGTGTCGTTGTGTAGTTTAGAGAAAATCTGAACGTAGTAATAAGGCTTATAGCGTCACGCTCCGAAGTCCTGAAGCTCTGATAGGATTGATCCGCAAAAATACAAGACATAAGAAGCAAAAGCCTATATGGTAGGCAAAGCCTAATAAAGCCGTACCTTTGCATAAAAAAATACCCCTCTTCTTATCAAAGAGAGAGGAAAGTAATTGGAAACATTTAAGTCTATGCCTACCCAAACAAAGCTCACCCACCAGGGTTTTGATTGTTTAGCCGCATCGTTATAAAGCGTCAGAACAAATATTTTTTATTTTTTAAACAGGGATACTCCTAGATGATTAAATAGGAATTTATAATCTCTAAAGAGATAGCAAAACAGCCGAAAAAATTGTCAAAACTTATTTATCTAACATTTACGTTTTCTAAAGAGATTTTTAAAATTAAGGTCTGAGAGCTAAATTTTGCCTAAATGAATAATTAATGATTGATTTTTTCTTGAACTTTGTCTGCTGTTTCAGGCAAACTAGCTTCTAATTTAAGACAATTAGCGCCATTAACTTGCAATTCGTACTCTACCTTATCCATCAAACGGTTCATAATCAGCCAGCCATAACCACCTTCTTGCTTTTCTATCGGACTCGGAGGAAAGTAAGTAGACATATCATAACCTTCGCCTTTGTCCCAAACTTCTAAAGCCAAATCTCTTTGCTCTAGTTCCAAGCGAATCAAAATAGGGACTTGTGGTTGTTCCTTATGAGCATGGCGGACTACATTTGAGTAAGCTTCTACTAAAACTAAACGTAAACGATTGGATTGTCGCGTCCAATCAACCGATTCTCCTAATTCTGTTTGTAAGCATCCAAGCAGCCAGGTTTCTACGACATTTAAATACTTCAAGTCACTCGGTACGTGAAGTTCGCTTTTCATTGTTTATAAAACCTCTAATGAAAGTATAGTTTGGTCATCTTCTTGAACTTCGGTATCAACATGGATACGACTTAGTAATTTATTGAGACTAAGGGGTGTTTCTTGTTCGAGCAATAGTTTCCATAACCCTTCTTGGTTGAGCATGGAACGTGTCGGCGATTCAACACCATGCGATAAACAATTACTGAAGCTTTCTTTCATTGAAACTTGAGCTTCAGTAATACCATCACTTGCAAGCAGCAAAGTTTCATTAGAAGCAAGAATCAATTCTCCAGCATTTGCTTTCCAATCTGGTAGTATTCCCAAAGGAATTCCACGTACCTTGAGAAAATTAGGTCTGTCTGGGTGTGAATTTTTGTGCGAACAGACTATTGGGTAAATGTGACCGGCATTAGCATATACTAATTGCTTAGTATTGGGAGAATATCGAGCTAATACCAAAGTAATAAAGCAATTGTTGCTTACGAGATCGTCGCCTAAAGCTTCATTTAAATTCTTCATTACTATATTTGGCATTGCAGGGGTTTCTTGAGATAATTCCCGACGCAATACCGATATTGCACTAGCCATAAACAGTGCAGCAGGAACACCTTTACCGGAAACATCTCCTACAGCCAACCACAAATCACCTTTGGGATGAACAAAAACTTCAAAAAAATCTCCCCCAACTTCTCTGGCTGGATAGCAACTAGCCTGTACCTTTACCCCTTCAATTTCAGGTAAACTCTGGCGTAGCAAATTATGCTGAATTTGACGTGCGACTTCCAATTCGGCATGAATTTGTTCTTGCTTTCGCTGGAGGCTTTGGTAAAGTTTTGCTTGAGAAAGAGCTAAAGCAGCTTGCTCGGCAACACCCGAAATTAGTTCTATATCTTCATGCTGCCAATTGCGATACTCGCCACAATTCGCTCCTTCCCCATCGCTACATTGCTGTTGAAGAACAAGTACCGCTTGTAGGTGCTGTTGATAAATTAAGGGTACGGCTAACTGCTGATAGCTTTCGCCACTATCTGAAGTAAATTTAGCTACTTCGCTATCACGACTGATAAGAACTTTTTCCATTAAAGAAGTAGGATTAAAGCAACAATTTTCAGAGTTGCTATCATCACTGCTATAGAAAAATTCATCAGGAGCTAATTTATCTCCTTCAACTGGTCTAAGTATGCAGCAAGCCGCTTCAAAAGTTTTGCCAATTGTTGCCACAATTTTTTGCAGCATACTTTGGTAATCTAAAGATTCCCTAATTGCTGTTGTGACTGCATTAACTAAGGATTCTCGTCGTAGAGAACGTCTTAAATCAAAAGTTCTTTTTTTAACTAAACGATAAGTTTGGGTAGCTTGCTCGACAAGTCCCCGCAGTTGATCTGGCTTCCAAGGTTTGGTAATGTACCTGAAAACCTGACCTGAGTTAATAGCTTCGACTAAATCTTCTACATCGGTAAAACCCGTAAGCAGAATCCGGATTGTATCGGGAAAACGCTCTACGGTTAGACCGAAAAATTCAGTGCCGTTCATCTCTGGCATTCTTTGGTCAGAGATGATTACAGCCATTTCCCCTTGTTTGTCTAATATTTCTAGAGCAGAACGGGCATTAGAGGCCTTGAATACTTTAAAATCCCGCCTAAAAGTACGGTAAAGTAAATCTAAGTTGTCTAGCTCGTCATCTACTACCATCAATTTGAGTTTGCCTGCCTCAATCTCAGTCATAGTTGACTTTCATTTTCATATATTTTTCAGAGGCAAGAAAGTATAAATTTTATCTTGCCTTTAAATTCAGTTGGAACAAAAAGGTAGTTATTAACATCCCCCCACATTCCTAACACAGAATTGACTGAATGTCGTAAATTTATCTCTAATCACCTTAAAAAATACCCAGATTCGCCGAACAAGCTATCCTACTAGTCCAGAACGCAAAGCACGGACAGCTGCTTGAGTACGGTCATCAGCACATAATTTGTTCAAAATATTGCGGACATGGGTTTTTACAGTGCCCACTGTAATGTAGAGTCTTTCGGCAATAACGGCGTTGCTACAACCTTCTACGATTAACTGCAATACTTCTAATTCTCTTTCAGTAAGAGTATAGGGGTCAATAATATCGTCATTATCTAGCGTATTGCTAAACTCGGATTTCTCAGCAAATTGATTCGTTTGCGATGTCGCTTTAGTTGTTGGTGGGTTTTCTTGTGCTTGCTGCAATACAATACGGGCGATTGCCGGATCGATCCAAGCATTACCATTGTGAGTGTGTTTGACTGCTTCAAGCAAATTGTCATATTTATCCTTCATGCAGTAAGAATCTGCACCAGCAGCAAAAGCAGCAAGCACGGCTTCTTTACTATCGCGTAAGGTTAAAATCAGAATTTTAGTCAACAATCCAGGTGCGGCAGATTTGGCTTCTCGGGTTAATTCAATCCCATCTTTGTCGGGTAAACCAATATCTACAATTGCCACATCTGGTTGTAGAGTTTTTAATATTTTGAGTCCATCGTTTGCATTCGCAGCTTCTCCTACTATTTCAAAATCAACATTTCGCTGCAATGCTGTCCGAATACCCAAACGGGTAAGATCGTGATCTTCAATTAAAGCAACGCGAATTTTAGTCATGGTAAATTTTTGCCCGTTAAACTATTAACTGTAAAATTGAGTTTACTAAAAAGTCTATTAAGATACAGTTTCATTCACATCTGTACTGTTAATGCCGTTAATGCCATAAAACTCACCTTGATTGTGGTTGAGATATTATCAGTCTTGGCGATCGCTACCCTTATAGCAAAAGCTATAAATATACAATTTGAGTTAATTACAGCCTATTTAACAGTATTCAATACAAGAAGAAGATTAGAATATAGTTTCTTCTGTAAGAGTTAATTAGCGATAATACCCCTGAGTGGTTAATATTACCATTACAATCGTAATTTATGTCTGAAAAGCTTTACGCTTGTGGGTGAAAGACAGCATATGTCTATTAGTTGTTTCAACCTCCTTTGTTAAAAGTATACTGGCGTTTTGAAAGATGCCGTCAGTTGATCGGCAATTATTTGTTTAACAATGTATATCAAAATGCTACTTAGAATAAAAAGTGACAAAATAATAAGTTGCGCCTTTTTTTTAGGTATTTTTAATTATTCATCAGTGAAATAATATTTAGTAATCTTTGTTACAAATTGCGGTGAAAAAGTCTACTTTCATTTATTAATATTAGTATTTTGATAATTACAGAAATAATAAAGCTGTAGCTAAAATTGCAACACAAACAATAAAGGAACAAATTTGATAAACTAGCTTCGTATTTGACGAAGGTGTGAGGCAAATTTA comes from Rivularia sp. PCC 7116 and encodes:
- a CDS encoding SpoIIE family protein phosphatase, translating into MTEIEAGKLKLMVVDDELDNLDLLYRTFRRDFKVFKASNARSALEILDKQGEMAVIISDQRMPEMNGTEFFGLTVERFPDTIRILLTGFTDVEDLVEAINSGQVFRYITKPWKPDQLRGLVEQATQTYRLVKKRTFDLRRSLRRESLVNAVTTAIRESLDYQSMLQKIVATIGKTFEAACCILRPVEGDKLAPDEFFYSSDDSNSENCCFNPTSLMEKVLISRDSEVAKFTSDSGESYQQLAVPLIYQQHLQAVLVLQQQCSDGEGANCGEYRNWQHEDIELISGVAEQAALALSQAKLYQSLQRKQEQIHAELEVARQIQHNLLRQSLPEIEGVKVQASCYPAREVGGDFFEVFVHPKGDLWLAVGDVSGKGVPAALFMASAISVLRRELSQETPAMPNIVMKNLNEALGDDLVSNNCFITLVLARYSPNTKQLVYANAGHIYPIVCSHKNSHPDRPNFLKVRGIPLGILPDWKANAGELILASNETLLLASDGITEAQVSMKESFSNCLSHGVESPTRSMLNQEGLWKLLLEQETPLSLNKLLSRIHVDTEVQEDDQTILSLEVL
- a CDS encoding response regulator transcription factor; the encoded protein is MTKIRVALIEDHDLTRLGIRTALQRNVDFEIVGEAANANDGLKILKTLQPDVAIVDIGLPDKDGIELTREAKSAAPGLLTKILILTLRDSKEAVLAAFAAGADSYCMKDKYDNLLEAVKHTHNGNAWIDPAIARIVLQQAQENPPTTKATSQTNQFAEKSEFSNTLDNDDIIDPYTLTERELEVLQLIVEGCSNAVIAERLYITVGTVKTHVRNILNKLCADDRTQAAVRALRSGLVG
- a CDS encoding ABC transporter ATP-binding protein, whose amino-acid sequence is MTNTIIRLEDIFKIYGSGITEVKALNNVNLVVEEGEYCSIMGPSGSGKSTAMNIIGCLDRPTSGNYYLDNVDVAQMDDTQLAHIRNKKLGFVFQQFHLLQQLTALENVMLPMLYASVPTNERRDRGIEALKRVGLENRLNNKPNQLSGGQQQRVAIARAIVNRPVVLLADEPTGALDSRTTQEVLDIFSELNSTGITVVMVTHEPEVASQTQRIVWFRDGEVIHSHLTPDDLSTVAVS
- the queG gene encoding tRNA epoxyqueuosine(34) reductase QueG, which codes for MNQSSSLCSTQIKEKALELGFHKVGITTANVTDKQAQRLQAWLALGYHADMEWMRNPKRQNIKLVMPEVRSLICVALNYYTPHQRSEQKEYGKISRYAWGRDYHKVVQKKLKALSIWLQSLDEKIKTRHYIDTGPIQDKVWAQQAGIGWIAKNGNLITREYGSWVFLGEILTNLELTPDIPHTQHCGSCTKCIESCPTDAITEPFVIDANRCIAYHTIENRDEKLPPHIASKLDGWVAGCDICQDVCPWNQRFAKTTDVEEFQPYPGNISPKLIELSRITDENWDKQFPASALRRIKPQMLRRNARANLEASP
- a CDS encoding orange carotenoid protein N-terminal domain-containing protein — encoded protein: MTFSTDSIKNNFSNAFDYDTQLIDAVNSTVNVFKSLSVDDQLAVLWFAYTEMGRSITPAATGAARLQLAEGLLNQIKQMSHSEQLQAMRDLAAKNNTQISRSYGILSANTKLAFWYELSELMVKGFVVPMPSNYQLSRDGSQVLEAVKGLDFGQQITVLRKVVTDMGVDALA
- a CDS encoding HAD-IA family hydrolase; its protein translation is MTQKVIIFDFDGTIADTVDALVSIANSLAVEFGYAQITPEEFVILKNLTSREIFKYSGIPLFKIPFLLKKVKKELKNKIPELQPISGIGEALVELKDNGNRLGIITSNSKSNVEEFLRVNNLDHLFEFVHAGVTIFGKTTIINNVLRQKQIKTEEVLYVGDETRDIEASKKAHVKVCSVTWGFNSQQALSKESPDFLIHHPQELVEVTKNCD
- a CDS encoding anti-sigma regulatory factor, which translates into the protein MKSELHVPSDLKYLNVVETWLLGCLQTELGESVDWTRQSNRLRLVLVEAYSNVVRHAHKEQPQVPILIRLELEQRDLALEVWDKGEGYDMSTYFPPSPIEKQEGGYGWLIMNRLMDKVEYELQVNGANCLKLEASLPETADKVQEKINH
- a CDS encoding ketosteroid isomerase family protein, with translation MSTVQFKESILTEVINEPTIQQYFKSLNAGDYDKTASLFAENGVMNPPFESGITGRNAILSYLNKEAVDIKAYPETEAQSKVLEANQSQILVMGRVETPWFAINASWQFVLNENLQISDVKIKLLASMQELFSLKP